The proteins below come from a single Drosophila kikkawai strain 14028-0561.14 chromosome 3R, DkikHiC1v2, whole genome shotgun sequence genomic window:
- the LOC138928710 gene encoding uncharacterized protein, with protein MPRLNVPHFYIPHHYVLKPTSTSTKLRVVFDASCQTTSQKSLNDLLMVGPTIQPDLYTLLLRFRTYRYVITVDGVKMFRQVLVDAEDRKFQYILWRSNPVEPVRTFELNTVTYGTATAPYLAIRSMIYLADQYSNKFKAKHFSEDIGLLQKGKLTRTNLRNLNPFLQVTDGFELLKVGGRLELVNVPDTQRHPILLPSKDFFMHQYVQHIHLKNFHAGPKALVALIRLRFWIVNARDLARRVVRCCVHCVRYRPTLEKQVMGQLPVERLTQSRPFSRCGVDFCGPINIYAHIRGKAPSKGYIAVFICFATKAVHVEVVAPHFGGLWEAAVKSVKGLLNRTLANTRLTFEELTTVTAEVEAILNSRPLSPLSTDPNGLAALTPGHFLVGDFLRSLPEPSVEDSKVDHLERWQRVSAIKQYLWRRWSHEYINELQMRTNWTQPSPNLSVGDMVLIHEDNLPPQRWLLGRIEAAIPGKDQRVRVADVRTAKGVYRRPIHKLALLPVS; from the exons ATGCCTCGACTCAATGTACCACATTTTTATATACCCCATCATTATGTGCTCAAGCCAACGAGTACGTCAACCAAACTAAGAGTTGTCTTCGACGCATCCTGTCAGACAACGAGTCAGAAATCGCTAAATGATTTGCTCATGGTCGGACCAACAATTCAACCCGATCTATACACACTGCTTTTACGCTTTCGCACATATCGCTACGTGATCACGGTTGACGGGGTTAAGATGTTTAGACAAGTCCTCGTTGACGCGGAGGACCGTAAGTTTCAGTACATTCTCTGGAGGAGCAACCCCGTAGAACCAGTACGCACCTTCGAACTCAACACTGTAACTTATGGGACCGCAACGGCACCATACCTAGCCATACGAAGCATGATATATCTGGCGGATCAATATTCGAACAAGTTCAAG GCCAAGCATTTCTCTGAAGATATAGGACTGCTGCAAAAGGGCAAGCTGACTCGCACTAACTTACGAAATCTGAATCCCTTCCTACAGGTTACTGATGGGTTTGAGTTGCTCAAGGTCGGAGGTCGTCTGGAACTAGTTAATGTTCCTGACACCCAAAGGCATCCTATTCTTCTCCCAAGCAAGGATTTCTTTATGCACCAATACGTACAGCACATCCATTTAAAGAACTTCCACGCCGGCCCAAAGGCTCTAGTCGCACTCATACGCCTACGATTTTGGATCGTCAATGCACGGGATTTGGCACGCCGCGTCGTAAGATGCTGCGTACACTGCGTACGCTATCGACCAACTCTGGAGAAACAAGTCATGGGTCAACTGCCCGTCGAACGCCTGACGCAGTCAAGACCATTCTCTAGATGCGGTGTTGACTTTTGCGGTCCGATTAACATATACGCGCATATTCGAGGCAAGGCACCTTCCAAGGGATACATTGCAGTCTTCATATGCTTCGCTACCAAGGCAGTGCACGTCGAAGTAGT GGCACCCCACTTTGGTGGCTTATGGGAAGCAGCCGTCAAGAGCGTCAAGGGACTGCTGAACCGCACGCTGGCCAACACTCGTCTGACGTTCGAAGAGCTTACCACCGTCACTGCTGAAGTGGAGGCTATACTCAACTCTCGGCCCCTCTCACCACTATCGACGGACCCGAACGGTCTGGCTGCCCTCACACCAGGTCACTTCCTTGTGGGTGATTTCCTGCGATCACTCCCTGAGCCTTCAGTCGAGGATTCAAAGGTGGACCACCTGGAGCGCTGGCAAAGAGTCAGCGCGATCAAGCAATATCTTTGGCGTCGCTGGTCGCACGAGTACATCAACGAGCTTCAAATGCGGACCAACTGGACCCAGCCATCCCCGAATCTCTCCGTGGGAGACATGGTCCTCATACACGAAGACAATCTGCCGCCGCAACGCTGGCTGTTGGGGCGCATCGAAGCAGCCATACCAGGCAAGGATCAACGCGTGCGCGTCGCTGACGTGCGCACTGCTAAGGGAGTCTACCGACGCCCCATACATAAACTCGCTCTGCTGCCTGTCTCTTGA